The sequence CCGGTCGACGACTGCACGTTCTGGTACACCACCGAATACCTGAAGAACACCGGCTCGTTCAACTGGAACACGCGCATTGCGTCGTTCAAGTTCCCGGGCTGCCTATAAACAGGTTCCCGGGTATCCAGCATGCCCGTCACCGATCGCGGTGGCGGGCATCCCTCTCCTGCAGTTACAGATGCGGCAGCGCGCTCAGGCGCTCTGCGGCAGTGGCGGCTCGCCGGCGTCGAACGGGTCGAGCCAGTCCTCCGGCGTCAGCACCGGCAGGCCGTGCGCGAGGCGTGCCTTGTCGCACTGCGGACTGACCGTGCCGAACTCCCACGACGGCTGCACCTCACGGCACACCGACGGCCGCTGCGGATAGATACCGCAATGCGCCGCTACACCCACCGTGCCTTGCAGCGCCACACAGCGCGGCTGCGC is a genomic window of Rhodanobacter thiooxydans containing:
- a CDS encoding YkgJ family cysteine cluster protein encodes the protein MEHPCLRCGACCAYFRVAFHWSEAEAFLGGSVPPELTEKLDPHRLAMRGTNAAQPRCVALQGTVGVAAHCGIYPQRPSVCREVQPSWEFGTVSPQCDKARLAHGLPVLTPEDWLDPFDAGEPPLPQSA